A genomic window from Lotus japonicus ecotype B-129 chromosome 1, LjGifu_v1.2 includes:
- the LOC130728081 gene encoding uncharacterized protein LOC130728081, with protein sequence MVAGTATMRLSLSASSSSLRFASSSYSSFPSNPSLLPMRNPSSKPRFFKIYALTSNDIKVGSNVEVDGAPWRVLEFLHVKPGKGAAFVRTKLKNYLTGNTVDKTFRAGSSIEQADILKETKQFTYKDGSQFVFMDLNSYEEVRLDEKDIGDRTKWLKEGMDCSILLWNGKVIDIDLPITVKLTVVDVDPGLKGDTAQGGSKPATLDTGAVVNVPLFVNVGDEILVDTRNGVYMSRA encoded by the exons ATGGTGGCGGGAACTGCAACCATGAGGCTGAGTCTCTCAGCTTCGTCTTCATCTTTGCGTTTTGCTTCCTCCTCCTACTCTTCATTCCCATCAAACCCATCTCTTCTTCCAATGCGAAACCCTTCTTCCAAACCCCGATTTTTCA AGATTTACGCCTTGACCAGCAATGACATCAAGGTCGGTTCCAACGTTGAAGTCGACGGTGCCCCTTGGCGTGTCCTAG AGTTTCTTCATGTGAAACCCGGAAAAGGTGCAGCTTTTGTGAGGACCAAGCTCAAGAATTATCTTACAGGGAATACAGTTGATAAAACCTTCAGAGCTGGAAGCTCG ATTGAACAAGCAGATATTCTCAAGGAAACAAAGCAGTTCACATATAAAGATGGTTCTCAATTTGTCTTCATGGACTTG AATTCATACGAGGAGGTTCGTCTGGATGAAAAAGATATTGGAGACAGAACAAAGTGGCTGAAAGAGGGAATGGACTGCAGTATACTGTTATGGAATGGAAAA GTTATTGATATTGATCTCCCTATCACAGTCAAGCTTACTGTAGTCGATGTTGATCCTGGACTTAAGGGTGACACAGCTCAAG GTGGATCAAAGCCAGCCACTCTTGACACTGGTGCTGTTGTCAACGTCCCACTCTTTGTAAATGTAGGTGATGAAATACTGGTTGATACAAGAAATGGGGTGTACATGAGTCGGGCTTAG
- the LOC130728080 gene encoding pentatricopeptide repeat-containing protein At1g12775, mitochondrial-like: MTMAPSLPTYLQIFQPYPLHTPLFTTNNGIFRTRPSKQPVPKKLSFSATNLSLQQTNTSPIKQTTTNDLVDFEDRTTRFRIKGLVDRITSLSSSNSKTQMMVQILENRDAEFQTISDFNHLLMALVVAHEPEVCLSIFKELPSFEVEPDCCTYSIMIRCHCEKNDVDEAKKVLEGVLDNGSQPDAATVTVLVNSLCKRGKVQKAMEVFELMGKVGSRPGVQAYNCLLKGLSYVGKVEQAFDMLMGMKGTSLEPDVYSYTAVMDGLCKVGRSDEAMELLNEAVEMGLAPNVVAFNTLLQGYSREGRPMEGVSVLKMMQKHGCVPDCISYSTVLHGLLKWNEVLAALEVYKEMVGLGLEVNVRIMGALVRRLCKRSWKERGLLQDAEEVFEKMKERGLVVDHRTLEVMVQTLCREKRFDEAFANLNDMVRLGYSAGAFTFHNVIQGLCSRGKVDEGVSTFILLHASGGIPDRISYDVLIKELNARGRVSCASYLFGAALKQGLVPNRVPMLCEYYEIEEGGTVTDTEELVTSQQLKLA; this comes from the coding sequence ATGACTATGGCTCCTTCACTTCCCACATACCTCCAAATTTTCCAACCTTATCCACTTCACACCCCTCTTTTCACCACCAACAATGGCATCTTCAGAACCCGACCCAGTAAGCAACCCGTTCCAAAGAAACTCTCTTTCTCCGCCACCAATCTTTCACTCCAACAAACAAACACTTCACCCATCAAACAGACAACAACAAATGACCTCGTTGATTTTGAGGATAGAACCACTAGGTTCCGAATCAAGGGTCTTGTCGACAGAATCACATCACTGTCTTCCTCAAACAGCAAAACCCAGATGATGGTTCAAATCCTAGAGAACAGAGATGCTGAGTTTCAAACCATATCAGATTTCAACCACCTTCTCATGGCTCTAGTGGTTGCACATGAGCCTGAGGTTTGTCTCAGCATCTTCAAAGAGCTTCCATCTTTTGAAGTTGAACCAGATTGCTGCACTTACTCCATCATGATAAGGTGCCACTGTGAGAAAAACGATGTGGATGAAGCTAAGAAAGTGTTGGAGGGTGTTCTGGATAATGGGTCTCAACCAGATGCTGCAACTGTTACTGTTCTTGTGAATTCACTTTGTAAGAGGGGGAAGGTGCAGAAGGCTATGGAGGTTTTTGAGCTTATGGGGAAAGTGGGTTCTAGGCCTGGTGTTCAGGCATATAACTGTTTGCTGAAGGGGTTGTCTTATGTGGGGAAAGTGGAACAAGCGTTTGATATGTTGATGGGGATGAAGGGAACTTCATTGGAGCCTGATGTTTATTCTTACACTGCTGTGATGGATGGGTTGTGCAAAGTGGGTCGTTCTGATGAAGCAATGGAGTTGCTGAATGAAGCTGTTGAAATGGGATTAGCACCTAATGTGGTGGCTTTTAACACACTGCTACAAGGGTATTCAAGGGAAGGGAGGCCAATGGAAGGTGTTTCTGTTCTGAAGATGATGCAGAAGCATGGGTGTGTTCCTGATTGTATTAGCTATAGTACTGTGTTGCATGGGTTGCTGAAATGGAATGAAGTTCTAGCAGCCCTTGAGGTTTACAAGGAAATGGTGGGACTTGGGTTGGAAGTGAATGTGAGGATTATGGGGGCACTTGTGAGGCGTTTGTGTAAGAGGTCATGGAAGGAAAGAGGTCTGCTTCAGGATGCAGAGGAGGTGTTTGAGAAAATGAAAGAGAGAGGCTTGGTGGTTGATCATAGGACACTTGAGGTGATGGTTCAGACATTGTGTAGGGAAAAGAGATTTGATGAGGCTTTTGCCAATTTGAATGATATGGTTAGGTTGGGTTATTCTGCTGGGGCATTTACTTTTCACAATGTGATTCAAGGCCTTTGTTCTAGGGGGAAAGTGGATGAGGGAGTGTCAACTTTTATCCTTTTGCATGCAAGTGGAGGAATCCCTGATAGAATTTCTTACGACGTATTGATCAAGGAACTTAATGCGCGGGGGAGAGTGTCTTGTGCTTCCTATTTGTTTGGTGCCGCGCTGAAGCAAGGTCTTGTTCCCAACAGGGTACCTATGCTATGTGAATATTATGAAATTGAGGAGGGAGGAACTGTAACTGATACAGAGGAGTTAGTCACTAGTCAGCAACTCAAGCTGGCCTAG